One Luteibacter sp. 9135 DNA segment encodes these proteins:
- the rocF gene encoding arginase: protein MSPLTRSVALIGAPTDIGAGHRGSSMGPEALRVARLAERLSRRGMHVVDRGNLSGPLNPWLPPVNGYRHLDEVVAWNTAVHDAVHAALTEGQLPIMLGGDHCLAIGSISAVARHCREAGKKLRVLWLDAHADFNTSQITPSGNIHGMPVACLCGHGPDVLTHIGGTVPATTPDVFRQVGIRSVDEGEKRFVHEVGIDIYDMRYIDEIGIKAAMEEALAGVDADTHLHVSFDVDFLDPSIAPGVGTTVRGGPNYREAQLVMEMIADTGRVGSLDIVELNPAFDKRNQTAKLAVDLVESLFGKSTLMR from the coding sequence ATGAGCCCGCTTACCCGTTCCGTCGCCCTGATCGGCGCCCCTACCGATATCGGTGCCGGCCACCGTGGCAGTTCCATGGGGCCGGAGGCGCTGCGCGTCGCCCGCCTGGCGGAGCGCCTGTCCCGTCGTGGCATGCACGTGGTCGATCGCGGCAACCTGTCCGGTCCGCTCAATCCGTGGCTGCCGCCGGTGAACGGTTACCGCCACCTGGACGAAGTGGTGGCCTGGAACACCGCCGTGCATGACGCTGTCCACGCGGCGCTGACCGAAGGCCAACTGCCGATCATGCTCGGTGGCGACCACTGCCTGGCGATCGGCTCGATCTCCGCCGTGGCCCGCCATTGCCGCGAGGCAGGCAAGAAGCTGCGCGTACTCTGGCTCGACGCCCACGCCGACTTCAACACCAGCCAGATCACCCCGTCGGGCAATATCCACGGCATGCCTGTCGCTTGCCTGTGCGGGCACGGTCCCGACGTGCTCACCCATATTGGCGGCACGGTGCCGGCCACCACGCCGGACGTGTTCCGGCAGGTCGGCATCCGCTCGGTGGACGAGGGCGAAAAGCGCTTCGTCCACGAAGTGGGCATCGATATCTACGACATGCGCTACATCGACGAGATAGGCATCAAGGCCGCCATGGAAGAAGCCCTGGCCGGCGTGGACGCGGATACCCACCTGCACGTCAGCTTCGACGTGGATTTCCTCGACCCCTCGATCGCCCCGGGCGTGGGCACCACCGTGCGTGGCGGCCCCAATTACCGTGAGGCCCAGCTGGTCATGGAAATGATCGCGGACACCGGCCGGGTCGGCTCGCTGGACATCGTCGAGCTCAACCCGGCGTTCGACAAGCGCAACCAGACGGCGAAACTGGCCGTGGACCTGGTCGAATCCCTGTTCGGCAAATCCACGCTCATGCGTTGA
- a CDS encoding tryptophan--tRNA ligase: protein MHTRVLTGITTTGTPHLGNFVGAIRPAVLASKDPNVDAFYFMADYHALIKSDDADRVEASRMKIAATFLAAGLDPNVATFYRQSDIPEVPELMWLLTCVTGKGLLNRAHAYKAAVDRNVDGQEDPDAGITAGLYMYPVLMAADILAFNANKVPVGRDQIQHIEMARDIAQRFNHTYGREFFVMPEAHIEEQVATLPGLDGRKMSKSYDNTIPLFEGGAKGMREAIMKIVTDSRAPGEPKDTADAALFTIFKAFASPTETVAFEQSLQGGMGWGEAKVALFDRIEADVAPMRERYEALMARPDDMEDVLLAGAAKARAVAGPLLETLREAVGLRSPRYRRQENVTSPAAPAAAPKARPPRIASFRDDDGSFRFRLFDADGAELLLSKAFADPKAAGALRQSLATLGGAAASLTAVGDQLGLQVDSATVATGPSFTDEASRAEAEARVRAALDALAAATADEAAAKAAAKKAS, encoded by the coding sequence ATGCATACCCGCGTCCTCACCGGCATCACCACCACCGGCACGCCGCACCTCGGCAACTTCGTCGGCGCGATTCGTCCGGCTGTCCTGGCCAGCAAGGACCCGAACGTCGATGCCTTCTATTTCATGGCCGACTATCACGCGCTGATCAAGAGCGACGACGCCGACCGCGTTGAAGCCTCGCGCATGAAGATCGCCGCCACGTTCCTGGCCGCCGGCCTCGACCCGAACGTCGCCACCTTCTACCGGCAGTCGGATATTCCCGAAGTGCCGGAGCTGATGTGGCTGCTGACCTGCGTCACCGGCAAGGGACTGCTCAACCGTGCCCATGCCTACAAGGCCGCCGTGGATCGCAACGTCGATGGCCAGGAAGACCCGGATGCCGGCATCACCGCGGGCCTGTACATGTACCCGGTGCTGATGGCCGCGGACATCCTCGCGTTCAACGCCAACAAGGTGCCGGTGGGCCGCGACCAGATCCAGCACATCGAGATGGCGCGTGACATCGCGCAGCGCTTCAACCACACCTACGGCCGCGAGTTCTTCGTCATGCCGGAGGCGCACATCGAGGAGCAGGTGGCCACGCTGCCCGGCCTGGACGGTCGCAAGATGTCCAAGAGCTACGACAACACCATCCCGCTGTTCGAGGGCGGGGCCAAGGGCATGCGCGAGGCGATCATGAAGATCGTCACCGATTCGCGCGCGCCGGGTGAGCCGAAAGACACCGCGGACGCTGCGCTGTTCACGATCTTCAAGGCGTTCGCCTCGCCGACCGAAACCGTGGCCTTCGAGCAGTCGTTGCAGGGCGGCATGGGCTGGGGCGAAGCCAAGGTGGCCCTGTTCGACCGCATCGAAGCCGACGTGGCGCCCATGCGCGAGCGTTACGAGGCGCTGATGGCACGTCCGGACGACATGGAAGACGTGCTGCTGGCCGGTGCCGCCAAGGCCCGTGCCGTGGCCGGGCCGCTGCTGGAGACGCTGCGCGAAGCCGTCGGCCTGCGCAGCCCGCGCTACCGCCGCCAGGAGAACGTTACGTCGCCCGCGGCGCCGGCCGCTGCGCCGAAAGCGCGCCCGCCGCGCATCGCCAGCTTCCGCGACGACGACGGCAGCTTCCGCTTCCGCCTGTTCGATGCGGACGGCGCCGAACTGCTGCTGTCGAAGGCGTTTGCCGATCCCAAGGCGGCCGGTGCCTTGCGCCAGTCGCTGGCGACGCTGGGCGGTGCGGCTGCCTCGCTCACCGCCGTCGGCGATCAGCTGGGTCTGCAGGTCGATAGCGCCACGGTAGCCACGGGTCCGTCCTTCACCGATGAAGCCAGCCGCGCCGAGGCCGAGGCCCGCGTTCGCGCGGCGCTGGACGCACTCGCTGCCGCCACGGCGGACGAGGCCGCGGCCAAAGCGGCGGCGAAGAAGGCGAGCTGA
- a CDS encoding DUF1456 family protein translates to MLNNDTLRSIRYMLDLGEVHVVEILKLTGFETTREQVDPWLRKEDEAGFVEMPDAALAHFLDGLILHRRGRDESQPPRPVETRVNNNVVLKKLRVAFELKEDDILALMTNAGFRVSRGEINALFRQPKHSNFRLCGDQFLRNFLKGLTGKLRGA, encoded by the coding sequence ATGCTCAACAATGACACACTCCGCAGCATCCGCTACATGCTCGACCTCGGTGAGGTCCATGTGGTCGAGATCCTCAAGCTCACCGGCTTCGAAACCACCCGCGAACAGGTCGATCCCTGGCTGCGCAAGGAAGACGAGGCCGGCTTCGTCGAGATGCCCGATGCCGCCCTGGCCCACTTCCTCGACGGCCTGATCCTGCATCGCCGTGGTCGCGACGAAAGTCAGCCGCCGCGGCCAGTGGAGACCCGGGTCAACAACAACGTGGTGCTGAAGAAGCTACGCGTCGCCTTCGAACTGAAGGAAGACGACATCCTGGCGCTCATGACCAACGCCGGCTTCCGCGTCTCCCGTGGCGAGATCAACGCCCTGTTCCGCCAGCCCAAGCACAGCAACTTCCGCCTCTGCGGCGACCAGTTCCTGCGTAACTTCCTCAAGGGCCTGACCGGCAAACTGCGCGGCGCCTGA
- a CDS encoding acyltransferase family protein yields MPPVPPTNAGHAGRNLYIDLLRGLAIVMVMLLHFSLTYRLHRSPLADWVPVDTLRTLFYNGNYGVSVFFVISGFLITSNILRRYGSLGGIDLGHFYRLRLFRLYPSMMLALAIITVLGLAGLPDFANVRDDVPLGRGFFVIADLSVLTFWHNVLMGSVGYFNYAMNVYWSLSVEEVFYLVYPLVLVAARRPWQRVVIGCAGLVIGPAYRWLHDDNELFYLYGNLACVDMLVYGCAAAVAAREVVWTPVLCRSLALLALLAMGWVYMRGIDGNEAFGATQMGIAAAVFLVAVAALPGGAFARRAGAPLAWLGAHSYELYLFHIIVLGILRELVPKATLTPERKLPLLLVFFLVSALCAWLVARFYGDPLNRRLRARFSRRNA; encoded by the coding sequence ATGCCGCCCGTCCCGCCCACCAACGCCGGACACGCCGGGCGCAACCTCTACATCGACCTGCTGCGCGGCCTGGCCATCGTCATGGTGATGCTGCTGCATTTCTCGCTGACCTACCGGCTGCATCGCAGCCCGCTGGCCGACTGGGTGCCGGTGGACACGCTGCGGACGCTTTTCTACAACGGCAACTACGGCGTTTCCGTGTTCTTCGTGATCTCGGGATTCCTGATCACCTCGAACATCCTCCGGCGCTACGGCAGCCTGGGTGGTATCGACCTGGGGCACTTCTATCGCCTGCGCCTGTTCCGCCTTTACCCGTCCATGATGCTGGCGCTAGCGATCATCACGGTGCTTGGCCTGGCCGGGCTGCCGGACTTCGCCAACGTGCGCGACGACGTGCCCCTGGGGCGCGGGTTCTTCGTCATCGCCGATCTCTCGGTGCTCACCTTCTGGCACAACGTGCTGATGGGTTCGGTCGGTTACTTCAATTACGCGATGAACGTCTACTGGTCGTTGTCGGTCGAGGAGGTGTTCTACCTGGTCTACCCGCTGGTACTCGTCGCCGCGCGGCGGCCGTGGCAACGTGTCGTCATCGGCTGCGCCGGCCTGGTCATCGGTCCGGCCTACCGTTGGCTGCACGACGACAACGAGCTGTTCTACCTGTACGGCAACCTGGCCTGCGTGGACATGCTGGTCTACGGCTGCGCGGCAGCGGTCGCCGCACGCGAGGTGGTCTGGACGCCGGTGTTATGCCGTTCGCTGGCGCTGCTCGCGCTGCTGGCCATGGGCTGGGTGTACATGCGGGGCATCGACGGCAACGAAGCCTTCGGCGCCACGCAGATGGGTATCGCGGCGGCGGTGTTCCTGGTCGCGGTCGCCGCGCTGCCCGGCGGGGCGTTCGCCCGTCGGGCCGGTGCCCCCCTGGCCTGGCTGGGTGCGCACAGCTACGAGCTCTACCTGTTCCATATCATCGTGCTGGGCATCCTGCGCGAGCTGGTGCCCAAGGCCACCCTGACGCCGGAGCGCAAGCTGCCGCTGTTGCTGGTTTTCTTCCTGGTCTCCGCCCTGTGTGCCTGGCTGGTGGCTCGCTTCTACGGCGATCCGCTGAACCGCCGGCTGCGGGCGCGCTTCAGCCGGCGCAACGCCTGA